One Alligator mississippiensis isolate rAllMis1 chromosome 1, rAllMis1, whole genome shotgun sequence genomic window carries:
- the IL22RA2 gene encoding interleukin-22 receptor subunit alpha-2, whose protein sequence is MAPVKMGTLPEIPDEPPQSALILENQELQQRIRPQRVEFYSINFNNTLHWQPGRVGKGEDITYFVQYKVYGQSSWKNKEECWQIHEGLCDLTYETSDVREPYYSRVKSVSAGVHSNWTISCRFTPWRETIIGPPSVTVTPRNRSITLKLKAPSSPYKRKKGSKISMAYFYHLLYQVFLINNLPNEKHKMLVYEGTDKVFKIENLKPGVSYCIVAKIFVAVLDRSSAYSRKECTVPL, encoded by the exons ATGGCACCTGTTAAAATGGGTACACTGCCCGAAATCCCGGACGAGCCCCCACAAT CTGCTTTAATTTTGGAAAATCAAGAATTGCAGCAACGAATTAGACCACAGAGGGTTGAATTTTACTCCATAAACTTCAACAATACTTTGCACTGGCAGCCTGGGAGAGTTGGAAAAGGTGAAGATATTACCTACTTTGTACAATACAAAGT aTATGGGCAAAGCTCATGGAAAAACAAAGAAGAATGCTGGCAGATTCATGAAGGTTTGTGTGACCTAACTTATGAAACATCTGATGTAAGAGAACCTTACTACAGCAGAGTAAAATCTGTTTCAGCTGGAGTCCATTCCAACTGGACCATCAGCTGCAGGTTTACTCCCTGGAGGGAAA CAATAATAGGACCCCCATCAGTGACTGTGACTCCTAGAAATAGGTCCATAACGCTCAAGCTCAAGGCTCCAAGTTCAccttataaaaggaaaaaaggaagcaagATATCTATGGCATATTTTTACCACTTACTATATCAAGTGTTTCTAATTAACAACTTGCCAAATGAA AAACACAAAATGCTGGTATATGAAGGAACAGACaaagtttttaaaatagaaaacttGAAACCTGGTGtcagctactgcatagtagctaaAATCTTTGTAGCAGTACTGGACCGTAGCAGTGCATATAGCAGAAAGGAATGTACAGTGCCACTCTGA